DNA from Puntigrus tetrazona isolate hp1 unplaced genomic scaffold, ASM1883169v1 S000000270, whole genome shotgun sequence:
CCTTTCTCTTAAAGCGTGCGTGAGTGTCACCATAAGGATGTAGCGTAGCTCAATGTCAGGCTGTTCTGAGATGTGCCTGTCATTACCCTCGTTGCTAAGCTCCCCCAGCTCCATTTTTTGCCCAGTTATTTATTGGAAAGATTCAATTTATCACATCCCACCCAGGCAGAATAATCCTCGGGTCTAATTAAAAGATTCATCAAACGCTCTTATTGGCAGGTCATTTAGGGAGAAAGCACGATTgcgttttaattaaattgtacaaAGGCGCAAAcccattttaaatgtgtctttCTTTAAGTAGAGAAGGTCTCGTTTGTTGACACGAGTTAATGCATCATCTAACATAGCCTAccgatttatttattagtatgaattaatgcattaacagaaacagttatttgtgtttgtgttagttCACTAATGCGTACACGACGTTTAATTTAAAAGCGTATTGGTTAATGTTGAAATTAACTAGAAGAGTAAGTGGTGCACATTTATCATAAGAATTGCTTTTAAACCTGTACCAAAATATAAGATATTGCAAATGACCAAACTGTaatctgtaatattatttcattagtGAGATGCAACCAAGCGCTAAGGTgatatatgtatgcatttgtttaaaagtgtCTGGCAGTGACTTTCGCTGggaaatgatcattttaaataattcccGGAAATCTGTGAGTCAAATCTACCCTTCAGCACAACTGACTAACTGTAATGACACATGAGAAAATCTTGAAATATGAAGAAGTCTGAAAGCACGCGCCCCTCCACTTTTTTTCGAATTGTTGCAAAATGTCTCCCTCTGTTGTCCAGtttggctttttgttttatatttcaaaagtgAAGGACTGTGGACTTGTGCTCGAGACTTCCTGTCTTTTGGCTCGTGCGTGGATTACGCATTATCTTCATGACGTGTAATTATTGCCAGTTGTTGAGAAACGTGATCCGCCAACCTttttcagtgttgttattgACAAATAGAAAAATGCATTACGTTCATTTATCACATAAATAAAGGCTAGTGTGAACAATGCTCGGTTtgattcgtgtgtgtgtgtgtgtgtgtgtgtgtgtgtgtgtgtgtgtgtgtgtgtgtgtgtgtgtgtgtgtgtgtgttgtcatgATCAACCCATATGAATGTAAATCAAATGTGCAGGTATATTGTGTTACGTTTACGCTGGAATCAATATATACTTTCTATCCGATCTCACGGAAATGGGTAAAAACCAGACGCcacataaaacagaaaactcGCGGTACTGATgagcaaagtgtgtgtgttacgAGATGAGTGGGAGATGAGCGGGGTTATGAGGTGAATGTGTGTCATATGCACGTCAACACATTTCGTCATaggcatatgtgtgtgtgtgtgtgtgtgtgtgtgtgtgtgtgtgtgtgtgtgtgtatacatatgtgtttgtgtgtgtatatgtgtatgtgtatatatatatatatatatatgtgtgtgtgtatgtgtatacatatgtgtgtgtgtatgtgtgtgtgtttatacgtgtgtttgtgtgtgtgtatatgtgtgtatatatatatatatatatatatatatatatatatatatatatatatatatatatgtgtgtgtgtgtgtgtgtgtgtgtgtgtgtgtgtgtatgtgtatatatatatatgtgtgtgtgtgtgtctgtgtgtgtgtgtatatgtgtgtgtgtatataaatgtgtgtatgtgtatacatatgtgtgtatgtgtatatatatatgtgtgtgtgtgtgtgtgtgtgtatacatgtgtgtatatgtgtgtgtatataaatgtgtgtatgtgtgtgtatgtgtatacatatgtgtgtatgtgtatgtgtatatatacgtgtgtgtgtgtgtgtatatataggctacataaataataaatacgtGTAAATCCCACTGTGTCTCCAAATGTgaactctttttctctctgacacacaATGAAACCGAGGCATTAATTAATGCAGTGTTTATTCAAAACGAGGCTCTTGCTTTCATTTGGCGTGAACAGGTGTGGACAGGGCCTGGGCTCTTCCTGAAGTGAGACACCATCTGTCTCTGAGGTTCAGCTCCACTGCTCAGACTGTACCATCATGCTCAGGCCTTCCTGCTGCCTTCAGAAGAGCTTTTCTGCCCGTTTCTGTAGGTCGCCTACGAAACACACTCGTCTACTTGAGGTCTATTTAAAAGAAGTGCAGGTGCAAGGATGTGCTCGAATGAGTGTGCGATCGGTTTCGACTCAGATGTCGGTTTGGTGTCTCTGTGAAGTAAATGTGGGAGCGCTGTTTGTGTTGTCTGCAAACATCAGGGAGTTCGGTGGCTGGAAATTCATCTTTTGCTTCACAACTTGAGCGATGTGTCCCCCGAGGATAATGCatcttcattttaaacatgagtcatctttatatgaataatttctCTCCCTCTGAGCTCGTCTAGTCATTTAGTTCACATTACAGCATGAGAGCGTTCAGCCGCAagatcatttgttttaatgcatctccAAAATTCTGCTTTACGTGCGCCTACAAGAAACTGCTTGATGCATCGCAATTACCTGAAACGAGAACTTGTACTGCTTTATGTTTGGCATTTGGCAATTTTCAGTCCAAACTTAGTCGAAAAGCCCCTGCTATGATGCTCGaaacatttgttcaaatcattatttatattaaataatattggaATATTCTAAAATctattctaaaaatgtaaaataaaatctaaaagaaataaaaatggaattaaaatgctattcaaagtgtgaaaaaaatatgtacctaaattattttaaatatataatttaaagtttatatatatatatatatatatatatatatatatatatatatatatatatatatatataaaatattcagcaaactctctacacacacaaatataactttatttgttattattattattattattattattattattattattattattattattattattattattattatttgttccaAAGCATTTGGGGTTCCCACATTCTCTTATTTACTTGTATAATAAACTGagatattaaataatcaaaGATTTTCATAAATGTGACTAATAAAAGCAGTTGCAGCAGAGTGGTCTCCTGAGGCTCGGTGTGGTTTTATTCAAATCATCTGCTGGTACAAATAGTCCCACACTCACTGACAGCTAAACTTCAGACCCCTCATGTCTTCATTCTCACTCGAGGTAAGTGCTTCAGATTTACAGGCTACCTACAGATTCATAACACTTATGAAGATGACTTTAAACAACAATTGTGAAATCTGCAATTTAGATCAATGCAAAGCGTAAGTACTGCGATAATAATAGCAGCTGACCTTTAATTGCAACCCAAaggtttaatatattaaaaaaagaatattaaatatggtTCATAAACAAATAACATGTCTCATTTAGTTCCATAATTACAGTACATGACGGTTCAGTGCATTCTTATAACGCTtcagaatatattaaaatatatttggtcCAGTTGTGTTCAGCTTATTGATGACAGTATGATGTTGtattatgctatatatatatatatatatatatatatatatatatatatatatatatatacacacacacacacacacacacacacacacacacacacacacacatatgtatataaattataggtcaagtaaatataatttaaatgcatgttgtatatatatatatatatatatatatatatatatatatatatatatatatgataatgtataataaaccatacaatatattaatgtatataaattttagttttagttgcaAATGTTAATCTATTTTATCTTAGTCTACATCTAACTATCTTCTGTGCATGAGTCATTTTATGATAATCTTCTTTGTGTGGAGGATGATCAGTCATCAACATGAGAAGAGACAAGACTGaatatgaaaaactaaaacaagtCATTTCGACGATGATCTCGTTTTGTTCCCTCTGCGTGCGTCCGTTCAGTAAACCGACGGCGATCAggaacacaacagaaacattcAACTTTTACAACTGCTTTCACATTTGGTCCGGGGCGTTTAACCCGAGAGTCTCGTATCAATCAAGAAGGTGTTTTTGGTCATACTTAGGGCTCGAGCGATGGCACACATCTGTCTGGAGGGTCAGTACATGGACAGGCTGCTGAGGAACTGCATGCCCTGCAGCAAGATCTGTCACGACTCTAGGCAGCTGGTACCCCGCTGCTCTCAGTACTGCGGTAAGTTACTGCCCCGTCTTCAGCTCACGTGTGTCCAGAGCCCGCTCTGATGAAGGACTGATGTTGTGTGGCAGTGGCCTGGAGCTGTAAAGCCGTGTCCGGTCAGTTCTACGACACGCTGCTGAAGAAGTGTCTGAAGTGCTCCGAGCTGTGTGGCACTCATCCAGAGGCCTGCGCAGACGCCTGCAGGAGTGAGTCAATGAGTCAGACACGCCTCGCATTTCAGCCCCCGAATACACAAAACCACATTATAAGTGCTGCGGAAGCCGGGAGTTTGTAATATCTCTTAATTGCAAATTGTAGGGTTAAAATTTGCCTTTCAAAATGCTGAGGTTGCATCTCACCCTTGAGTTTacgtcattatttttattctgtttttgtctATAACGTGcaattaagacttttttaattctctatttacatttgaaaatgttgacCTTTTCCCTTGACATTCTCAGGAGGGTTGTTTTTTAGCAGTCCACGGTGGTAACAAgctttaataaaacactaaCAGCTGCCTATGCAGTCAATAGCTAGAAATTGACCGTGATTTTATTAGTAAAAGAATAGTAGCCGTGGTATACTACAAATACTATGGTTAAACCATGTttagttgtttagtttttttttttttcatttgtagtaTGGTTCATTTTCgtaaaggatgaaaaaaaaagtttttaaatcttcaaccaaataaaaatgacttgaatGTGGGCTGTAAGTCGTTTTTGGGGGGCTGTGATCGCTGTCTCTGTGATCCAGGCAGAGGAGCGGAGATCGGGACGCAGAGGCCGCTTCTCCCCGGCAGAGGGCGCCCCGTGTCCGGATCAGCGCTGTACTCGGAGGCGCTGCTTTACTCGCTGCTAGGCCTCTGCATCATAGTGCTGATGTTCACACTGACCGCTGCTGTCCTTCTGCTGCTCAAGAGAGCTGCTCAAGAGAGCCAGCAACAGCTGGACACCAAGAAACAACAGCCCAATAAACTCGGACAATCCTCCGAAGGTGATTCATATGATGCAGCTACACCAAGTATCCCATATTCTCCAAAAacgtatctatctatctatctatctatctatctatctatctatctatctatctatctatctatctatctatctatctatctatctatctatctatctatctatctatctgtctatctgtctatctatctatctatctatctatctatctatctatctatctatctagtttacaaaaaataaaaactaaataaagacacaataccaaataataataatcatcatccaAGGtcatatcattattttaacctttttaaaattttgtctctgtataattattatatttttaatacttatGGACAGTAGCCTGCGTCCGTACGCTAGAACGGCGTTCATAAATGTCATTTGCTGTTACAAGAACaacttaaaacatttaaatgaagagtgttactgtatgtatttatgtcctGGTTCGGACGAGATGTTCTTGATTTAGTGTTGTACGTGTTTGTAGATTCTCTGATGGCTCGGTCAGATGAAGTGACTCAGGAGGGCAGCGTGACTCAGGAGCGGCCGAGGGCCACAGAAACCTGCGTCTACTGTTTCTCCGAGCACTCGGACCCGCTCCACACACACAGGGATAAGAGCCGAGCGCTCCGGATCATCTGCTCGCCGACGCAGACCAGCATGTGAAGCGAGGACTGTACGCATGACAGAATTCCTATGGAAAAGTAACTTCAgcttagttttaataaatgctgtatttttacaCACTTTGAAGGCCTTTTGACTCTGAAAGTACCTCTCCTTTcattcagaaaattaaaaatgattgtgtgttgtttgtatacgtgtataattatatatataaaatacatacatatacaagcatatatatatatatatacgtatgtgtgtgtgcgtataatgctattatatataactatatataatatataaaaactatatatataaaactatatatataactatatatatatatatatatatatatatatatatatatatatatttattgtttacacaaataataaataaaactacatattGTAACTTCATTGATAATTTCAGCATGAAGTTAACTAAAAGGTATAGTAACATTTGAGATTTGTTGCGCCTTCTctttcatgtaaaataaaaggcaaaaaagtaaaaataaaactgatctAAAACTTAACTTCAAGTCACAAGCCAGCAGTTTTCTGGTTTCCATGGTAACCGTGACTTCTCTGATTGGTTGAACTGGAGAATTAAGAGTGAAACACACTGATCTGTAACAGATATTTAGCCACCGATGTACATTATGCAGCAGAGTACTGTAACCATTTCATCATTTAACAACGCTGGGGTTCAAGGTATTGAGGAAGActcataaaaacaaagaaaaaaatctatttctctTCCAGAACATTCTGCTTTGCTGTTGAAGTAAAATATAAGCCCAGACTCACATATGCTACCATACTACaggattatattatatattaatgacgTCAAACGACTTTTTAAAACTTCTCACGCAACTTTATCTTACTTTCATACGTTTCTTCTGCTCAtcactgctgcatttatttgattagaaatacagaaaaaagacaGGAATATAAATCTTTAGTAACATTTTGAAGTtagtgctttttcttttttaattactacTTTTATTCGCGTCTTAAATTGATAGAAAGTTAAAGTAAAAGTTTAAGTAAAGACTTAAATCGTTATAAAagcattctttttaaatttacattcatctaaagacagacagaagtATCACGGGtgccaaaatatatattaaaattataaaaattatattaactatatatatatatataattagaatgatttctgaaggatggtGTGAATAGATtctattttattacactttaaaatacaaaaccataattttgttgtaaaaatgtaattttttttaatcaaataaatgcagtcttgacgAACAgaagataaagataaaagagTGTTAAAATGCACAGGCAtctatatttatgcatttgcatacatttctcAAAACAGCCGAATTGTGGTTTGATTTTGATGATATTTTCATACAGAAAGTATTTGTAATGtttgcttttatcatttttaataaaagcacaaacattgcatttttttggtaaTGTTGCATAAGAGCAAGTGAATGTTATAGAAACGATCCCTTTAGTAAAAACCTTTATAAGAACAATAAGACGAGGCCCGATACTGAAATCTAGACGCAAATATACGAAACGGTAAAACGtgcattttgggttttttttgtcctgcACTTATCTGCGTTACGGAAGAAATACGAGCCAAATTCTGGATGAAAAGCAATgctttgtgcaaaaaaacaatgcCTTTAGCGTCGTTTCATCTAAAATGAAGAGAAACCAGGATTCAACGGATTCAGAGAAAGCCTGAGCTCCGTCCGGCCGAGAACCAATCACACCACACAGCGCTTTTTcttcaccatttttttttttccattgatttccttttacatacattacatacatacatactatacatagatacataattaacatttataaaatccTCCCCAAAGTCTTTTAGCATCCAGTTTAAACAGCATGCCAAGTTTGAGTACTGattcagtacacacacacacacacacacacacacactcactaacacCACCGACACACAGGTGCACACATACCtgcatgcgcgcacacacacacacacacacgctcacacacacactcacacacacacacgtggctGAGGATAACACTGCTGAATCAAGCCGTGGTGGCGACaggcatcacacacacaaaaggaaaACGTCTTCATTCACAAAGCATCTGAAACACGACCCAAACCAAGTCCAACCAAAGACTAAAGATGCGAGACGAAGCACAAACACCTTCTTTCCGTTCACACCCGAGCACGTGAAGAGAGAAGAGATGAGGGGACAGGACACGGGAACAGAAAGCCATGActtataaaaatagatttatatatagatttgcGTGTGCGAGTGAGATTTCCAGcccggaggaaaaaaaaaaaaaacaaaaagacgaGGAGAACGAGGCCGGcggacgaaaaaaaaaaacagaaaagtgctGGACGAGGACAGGGTTTCCAAACTCAAGCGACGAACGACGATAACAGGTTTACACTGAAGTCAATAACACCTTTCTGTTGCATTCAGTACATCGATAATGCATacgaagaaataaaaaaaggaatattttcCCCTCATGTACttctcaaaaaacaaacaaaaaaaaaaagaataaatcgGAGGAGGATGAGAAAACGCGACGCCCGTGAATGTTTTGCGATTGGTTTCTGGGAGAAAACGCAAGCGAGTGAAACGAGTGCTGAGATGTCAGTCTGTGTCTGTAGTGAGCTTCCTCCGTCAGCTCCTCCGCTTCCTGTCAAGTATGCTCCGGTTGCTCAGTGCAGATTGGTTTAGctgtgtcacttttttttttcttttctttttttttttgactctaG
Protein-coding regions in this window:
- the LOC122333375 gene encoding tumor necrosis factor receptor superfamily member 13B; this translates as MAHICLEGQYMDRLLRNCMPCSKICHDSRQLVPRCSQYCVAWSCKAVSGQFYDTLLKKCLKCSELCGTHPEACADACRSRGAEIGTQRPLLPGRGRPVSGSALYSEALLYSLLGLCIIVLMFTLTAAVLLLLKRAAQESQQQLDTKKQQPNKLGQSSEDSLMARSDEVTQEGSVTQERPRATETCVYCFSEHSDPLHTHRDKSRALRIICSPTQTSM